In the Magnetospira sp. QH-2 genome, one interval contains:
- the glcF gene encoding glycolate oxidase subunit GlcF, which yields MHTEFTDAQRQDPYIQEADKILRKCVHCGFCTATCPTYRLLGHESDSPRGRVYLVKRLLENPGAPSETLVGHLDRCLSCLSCMTTCPSGVDYRHLMDHARAEVDRRFDRGVSERLFRNLLVDHLSEPKRFRRMLKLAGWARPFKAMLPGVMGEMVAKAPARLPMPATTDQPGVFKAEGEQIGRLALLPGCVQPVLRPDINAAAIRLLTRHGFEVVVPEGLGCCGALAHHMGKEPESKARVRQNIDALERCEREVGPIDHWVMTASGCGSMAKDYHHVLKDDESWRDRARSWSERARDLVEILDPLYLRVTPLDSAPAVAVHNPCSLQHGQKITGLPGELLVRCGFSIQTPKNAHLCCGSAGTYSLLQPDLSKQLRDDKVSALTATGATLVASGNIGCLEHLAGNEAFDVVHWVELMDWATGGPQPDL from the coding sequence ATGCATACGGAGTTTACCGACGCACAGCGCCAGGATCCTTATATCCAGGAAGCCGACAAAATTCTGCGCAAGTGCGTGCATTGTGGTTTTTGCACCGCCACCTGTCCCACCTACCGTTTGTTGGGCCATGAATCCGACAGTCCCCGGGGGCGAGTGTACCTGGTCAAGCGGTTATTGGAAAATCCGGGGGCGCCATCGGAGACGCTGGTCGGACACCTGGACCGCTGCCTGTCCTGTTTGAGCTGCATGACGACCTGTCCCTCGGGGGTGGATTACCGTCACCTGATGGATCATGCCCGGGCGGAAGTGGATCGGCGTTTTGATCGCGGTGTTTCAGAACGGTTGTTCCGCAACCTTCTGGTGGATCACCTATCCGAGCCCAAGCGGTTCCGGCGCATGCTGAAATTGGCGGGATGGGCCCGACCCTTCAAGGCCATGCTTCCCGGCGTGATGGGCGAAATGGTTGCCAAAGCTCCGGCCCGACTGCCGATGCCCGCGACCACGGATCAGCCGGGGGTTTTCAAGGCCGAGGGCGAGCAGATCGGGCGGTTGGCGCTGTTGCCCGGGTGTGTGCAGCCCGTGTTGCGACCGGATATCAATGCCGCGGCCATTCGACTATTGACCCGCCATGGGTTCGAGGTTGTGGTGCCCGAGGGATTGGGATGCTGCGGTGCCCTGGCCCATCACATGGGCAAGGAACCGGAATCCAAGGCCCGGGTCCGGCAAAACATCGACGCCCTGGAACGCTGTGAACGGGAGGTCGGTCCCATCGACCATTGGGTGATGACCGCGTCAGGCTGTGGCAGCATGGCCAAGGACTATCACCATGTCCTGAAGGATGACGAAAGCTGGCGGGATCGTGCCCGAAGCTGGTCCGAACGAGCCCGGGATTTGGTGGAAATTCTCGATCCTCTGTATCTACGCGTCACGCCGTTGGACTCAGCCCCGGCGGTGGCGGTGCATAACCCCTGTTCCTTGCAGCATGGACAGAAAATCACCGGCCTGCCCGGAGAGCTGTTGGTTCGCTGCGGCTTCTCCATCCAGACTCCCAAGAACGCCCATCTCTGCTGCGGCTCGGCGGGGACCTATAGCCTCTTGCAGCCCGATCTGTCGAAGCAGCTGCGGGATGATAAGGTTTCAGCCCTGACCGCCACCGGCGCCACACTGGTGGCCAGCGGCAATATAGGCTGCCTGGAGCATCTGGCCGGAAACGAGGCCTTTGACGTGGTTCATTGGGTCGAATTGATGGACTGGGCCACCGGCGGCCCGCAACCCGATCTCTGA
- a CDS encoding acetoacetate--CoA ligase, with translation MTDLLWQPSQARVAGTTLTRFMAHAHRACGFEGNDYDDLWAWSIDRPEAFWRGVWDFSDMRGAAGDLEPVLDHADDLVESRFFPNVTLNFAENLMRRRGPEAAIIFHGEDGSRRELSWDQVHDRVARLSRVLRDMGLSRGDRVAGFMPNLPETVIALLATSSIGAVWSSCSPDFGVSGILDRFGQIEPKILICANGYHYNGKQFDCLATVSSLLPQLPTVEAVLVVPYTEARADLTALGGKAHHWDETLDAQSGDPIPFEPVGFNDPLVIMFSSGTTGIPKCIVHRTGGVLLQHLKEHRLQCDLGPGDRLFYFTTCGWMMWNWLVSGLACEATIVLFDGSPFYPDGNRLAAIADAERVTHFGTSAKYLDACAKGGIAPARTHDLSALRTLLSTGSPLSPDGFEYVYRDWKADLCLSSIAGGTDIVGCFVGGNPIGPVYLGQCQKRHLGMDVQVFDESGATIAGVPGELICRSPHPSMPWGFWNDPDKKRYRAAYFEKYPGVWHHGDRVELTREGGMIFHGRSDATLNPGGVRIGTAEIYRQVERIPEVLESIVVGQEWDNDVRVVLFVRLREDAKLNDVLIQRIRAEVRANTTPRHVPAKVLEVADIPRTKSGKIVELAVRDVIHGREVRNIHALANPEALALFKDREELQR, from the coding sequence ATGACGGACCTTTTGTGGCAACCTTCACAGGCCAGGGTAGCAGGCACCACCCTTACCCGGTTCATGGCCCATGCCCACCGAGCCTGCGGCTTTGAGGGGAATGACTATGATGATCTCTGGGCCTGGTCCATCGACCGGCCGGAAGCCTTTTGGCGTGGGGTATGGGATTTCTCGGACATGCGCGGCGCGGCGGGGGATCTGGAACCCGTCCTTGACCATGCCGACGATTTGGTGGAATCCCGCTTTTTCCCAAATGTCACCTTGAACTTTGCCGAGAATCTCATGCGCCGTCGGGGGCCGGAGGCGGCGATCATCTTCCATGGCGAGGACGGATCCCGGCGGGAGCTGTCGTGGGATCAGGTGCATGATCGGGTCGCGCGGCTCAGCCGGGTTTTGCGCGACATGGGCCTGTCGCGGGGCGATCGGGTGGCCGGGTTCATGCCTAATCTACCCGAAACAGTCATTGCCCTGTTGGCCACCAGCAGCATTGGCGCCGTCTGGTCTTCCTGCTCGCCGGATTTCGGGGTCAGCGGTATTCTTGACCGCTTCGGCCAGATCGAGCCCAAGATCCTGATCTGCGCCAATGGCTATCATTACAACGGCAAGCAGTTCGATTGTCTCGCCACCGTTTCCAGCCTGCTGCCTCAGCTCCCCACCGTTGAAGCGGTGTTGGTCGTGCCCTATACCGAGGCGCGCGCGGATCTGACGGCCCTCGGTGGCAAGGCTCATCATTGGGATGAGACGCTGGACGCCCAATCAGGCGATCCCATCCCATTCGAACCGGTGGGTTTCAATGATCCTCTGGTGATCATGTTCTCGTCGGGCACCACAGGCATTCCCAAGTGCATTGTCCACCGAACCGGTGGAGTGCTTTTGCAGCATCTCAAGGAACATCGTCTGCAATGCGATCTCGGTCCCGGCGACCGGCTTTTCTACTTCACCACCTGCGGCTGGATGATGTGGAACTGGCTGGTTTCGGGATTGGCCTGCGAGGCGACCATCGTCCTGTTCGACGGCTCGCCCTTTTATCCCGATGGCAATCGGCTGGCGGCCATCGCCGATGCTGAACGGGTCACCCACTTCGGTACCTCGGCCAAGTACCTGGACGCCTGTGCCAAGGGTGGCATTGCCCCGGCCCGCACCCATGACCTCTCGGCCCTGCGGACCTTGCTATCCACCGGCTCGCCTCTCTCACCGGACGGCTTCGAGTATGTCTATCGGGACTGGAAAGCCGATCTTTGTCTATCCTCCATCGCCGGGGGCACCGATATCGTCGGCTGCTTTGTCGGCGGCAATCCCATCGGCCCGGTCTATCTCGGCCAATGCCAGAAACGCCATCTGGGGATGGACGTGCAGGTATTCGACGAAAGCGGAGCCACCATCGCGGGGGTTCCGGGGGAACTGATCTGCCGCTCGCCTCATCCTTCCATGCCCTGGGGGTTTTGGAACGATCCGGACAAAAAACGGTATCGGGCGGCTTACTTCGAAAAATACCCTGGCGTCTGGCATCACGGTGACCGGGTGGAACTGACCCGCGAGGGAGGCATGATCTTCCATGGCCGTTCCGACGCCACGCTGAATCCGGGCGGGGTACGCATCGGCACGGCAGAGATCTACCGGCAGGTGGAACGTATCCCCGAGGTCCTGGAATCCATTGTGGTCGGCCAGGAATGGGATAACGATGTGCGGGTGGTCTTGTTTGTGCGTCTGCGCGAGGACGCCAAGCTGAACGATGTCCTGATACAGCGCATCCGCGCCGAGGTGAGGGCCAACACCACCCCACGCCACGTCCCGGCCAAGGTCCTGGAAGTGGCCGACATTCCCCGTACCAAGTCCGGCAAGATCGTCGAGCTGGCGGTGCGCGATGTCATCCACGGACGCGAGGTCCGCAACATCCACGCCCTGGCCAACCCGGAAGCATTGGCCCTGTTCAAGGACCGGGAAGAGCTACAAAGATAG
- the paaK gene encoding phenylacetate--CoA ligase PaaK, with product MKRTEPPRREELDPIEIASRDEIAALQLERLKWSVRHTYDNVAHYRAKCDATGVTPDDLNSLEDLAKFPFTGKEDLRQNYPYDWFAVPMDDVVRVHASSGTTGQPTVVGYTQKDIDMWADVMARSIRASGGRRSDRVQVTYGYGLFTGGLGAHYGAERLGCTVIPMSGGQTEKQVQLIRDFKPDIIMVTPSYMLVILDEMERQGVDPATTSLRIGIFGAEPWTQNMREELEARVGIDAIDIYGLSEVIGPGVANECIETKDGLHIWEDHFYPEIIDPVTNEVLPDGEIGELVFTSLTKEAMPIIRYRTRDLTRLRPGSARTMRRMDKITGRSDDMLIIRGVNVFPSQIEELILKNPLLGPHYQLELRREGRLDHLTVLGELRQGDEEARKEEAGRDLEQRIKALIGISTRVRIGKAGAIERSMGKAKRVIDLRPSE from the coding sequence ATGAAACGCACCGAACCGCCGCGCCGCGAGGAGCTGGATCCCATTGAAATCGCCAGCCGCGACGAAATCGCCGCCTTGCAGCTTGAGCGGCTCAAATGGAGCGTTCGTCATACCTATGACAATGTGGCCCACTACCGAGCCAAGTGCGACGCAACCGGTGTAACGCCGGATGACTTGAACAGCCTGGAAGACCTGGCCAAGTTTCCCTTCACCGGCAAGGAAGACCTGCGACAGAACTATCCCTATGACTGGTTTGCCGTCCCCATGGATGATGTGGTGCGGGTGCATGCCTCCTCGGGCACCACCGGTCAACCGACCGTGGTCGGCTATACCCAAAAAGACATCGACATGTGGGCCGATGTGATGGCCCGCTCCATCCGCGCCTCGGGCGGTCGGCGCAGTGATCGCGTTCAGGTGACCTATGGCTATGGTCTGTTCACCGGCGGTCTCGGTGCGCACTATGGGGCTGAAAGGCTGGGCTGTACGGTGATCCCCATGTCCGGCGGCCAGACGGAGAAGCAAGTACAGCTGATCCGTGATTTCAAGCCCGATATCATCATGGTCACGCCGTCCTATATGCTGGTGATCCTTGATGAAATGGAGCGCCAAGGGGTGGATCCGGCGACCACGTCACTCCGCATCGGCATCTTCGGCGCCGAACCCTGGACTCAGAACATGCGCGAGGAACTGGAAGCCCGCGTCGGCATCGACGCCATCGATATCTATGGCCTCTCGGAAGTCATCGGTCCGGGCGTGGCCAATGAATGCATCGAGACCAAGGACGGCCTGCATATTTGGGAAGATCATTTCTATCCGGAGATCATCGATCCGGTAACCAACGAAGTGCTGCCCGATGGCGAGATCGGGGAGTTGGTGTTTACCTCGTTGACCAAGGAAGCCATGCCGATCATCCGCTATCGTACCCGCGACCTGACCCGGCTTCGCCCTGGGTCCGCGCGCACCATGCGGCGCATGGACAAGATCACCGGCCGCTCTGACGACATGCTGATCATTCGCGGCGTCAACGTGTTCCCCAGCCAGATCGAGGAGCTGATCCTCAAGAATCCGCTACTGGGCCCTCATTATCAATTGGAGCTGCGCCGGGAAGGGCGACTGGATCACCTCACCGTGTTGGGCGAACTGCGCCAAGGTGACGAGGAGGCCAGAAAAGAAGAGGCCGGGCGTGACCTGGAGCAGCGGATCAAGGCTCTGATCGGGATTTCCACCCGCGTGCGCATCGGCAAGGCCGGGGCCATCGAACGCTCCATGGGCAAGGCCAAACGGGTGATCGATCTGCGGCCTTCGGAATAG
- a CDS encoding phospholipid-binding protein MlaC, with product MGTMMMTRRSFVAALAVVMMTFCWTGETRATAAEGGEAQKFIEAMAQRAIDTLTDQEVSRPDRIKAFREILKDNFAVEAIGRYVLSRYWNRATPEEKAEYLSLFEDLIVATYVDRFAEYAGEQLNIVGTEALDERDNMVHSLIEQAGSSQPVRVDWRVRDSGNGSQRIYDVMVNGVSMALTQRSEFGSVIAANGRTVAGLLEVLREKTKTLKE from the coding sequence ATGGGTACGATGATGATGACGCGACGCTCTTTTGTAGCCGCCCTGGCGGTCGTGATGATGACCTTTTGCTGGACGGGTGAGACCCGGGCCACCGCCGCCGAAGGGGGCGAGGCTCAGAAGTTCATCGAAGCCATGGCCCAACGGGCCATTGATACCCTGACCGACCAAGAGGTCTCGCGACCGGATCGGATCAAGGCCTTCCGCGAAATCTTGAAAGACAACTTCGCCGTGGAGGCCATCGGCCGCTATGTGCTCAGCCGCTATTGGAACCGGGCCACTCCGGAAGAAAAGGCGGAGTATCTATCCCTGTTCGAGGACCTGATCGTCGCCACCTATGTGGATCGCTTCGCCGAATACGCGGGCGAGCAGCTCAATATCGTCGGTACCGAAGCCCTGGACGAGCGTGACAACATGGTCCATTCGCTCATCGAGCAAGCGGGCTCCTCGCAGCCGGTGCGCGTGGACTGGCGGGTGCGGGATTCCGGTAACGGCAGCCAACGCATCTATGACGTCATGGTCAATGGCGTCAGCATGGCCTTGACCCAACGCTCCGAGTTCGGCTCGGTGATCGCCGCCAATGGCCGCACCGTCGCCGGTCTGCTGGAAGTCCTGCGGGAAAAGACCAAAACCCTAAAGGAATAG
- a CDS encoding YaiI/YqxD family protein has protein sequence MPDLYIDADACPVRNEVLRVAERHGLTVHLVSNRGFRPSQSPLIHNVMVPATPDAADDWIAEHIAQGDICVTGDIPLAARCLEKQALALDSKGKSFTEESIGMALAMRDLMSHLRETGEAGGGGPGFTQADRSRFLQALETAVQTAKR, from the coding sequence ATGCCTGATCTCTATATTGATGCCGATGCCTGTCCCGTGCGCAACGAGGTGCTGCGGGTGGCGGAACGCCATGGGCTGACCGTGCATCTGGTCAGCAACCGGGGCTTCCGGCCCTCGCAAAGCCCGCTGATTCACAATGTGATGGTACCGGCCACGCCCGATGCCGCCGATGACTGGATCGCCGAGCATATTGCGCAAGGGGATATCTGTGTGACCGGGGATATCCCATTGGCCGCCCGCTGCCTGGAAAAACAGGCCTTGGCCCTGGATTCAAAGGGTAAGAGCTTTACCGAGGAAAGCATTGGTATGGCCTTGGCCATGCGCGATCTGATGTCCCACCTACGGGAAACCGGCGAAGCCGGAGGCGGCGGGCCGGGTTTCACCCAGGCCGACCGCTCGCGCTTTTTACAGGCTTTGGAAACGGCCGTGCAGACCGCAAAGCGCTGA
- the metF gene encoding methylenetetrahydrofolate reductase produces the protein MTESRSPSRRPATLAVASPLPRDVRVSFEFFPPKSDKMEATLWASMTRLAPLAPSFVSVTYGAGGSTRERTHATVTRILRETDIAPAAHLTCVGATRDEINDIAGQYWDDGVRHIVALRGDPPEGESTYRPHPGGYAYASDLVAGLRKVHDFELSVAAYPETHPEASSPDADLNNLKAKVDAGATRAITQAFFDPEVFLRFRDRCDAAGITVPIVPGILPVSNFVQVKKFSAMCGTSVPSWMGDLFGGLEEDPETRKLVAATLAAEQCRVLSAEGVKDFHFYTLNRADLTYAICHVLGVRPQG, from the coding sequence TTGACCGAATCCCGATCTCCTTCTCGCCGCCCGGCCACCTTGGCTGTTGCCTCTCCGCTGCCGAGGGACGTGCGCGTATCGTTCGAATTCTTTCCGCCCAAGTCGGACAAGATGGAGGCAACCTTGTGGGCCTCGATGACTCGGCTGGCGCCCTTGGCACCGTCGTTTGTTTCGGTGACTTACGGCGCGGGCGGTTCGACCCGGGAGCGTACCCATGCCACGGTGACCCGTATTCTGCGCGAGACCGATATCGCGCCCGCCGCGCATCTGACCTGTGTCGGCGCCACCCGGGACGAGATCAATGATATCGCCGGCCAATACTGGGATGATGGCGTGCGGCATATTGTCGCCTTGCGGGGCGATCCGCCGGAAGGGGAAAGCACCTATCGTCCGCACCCGGGTGGCTATGCCTATGCCTCGGACCTGGTGGCCGGTCTGCGCAAGGTCCATGATTTCGAGCTCAGTGTCGCGGCCTATCCGGAAACCCACCCCGAGGCATCCAGCCCCGATGCGGACCTAAACAATCTCAAAGCCAAAGTCGATGCCGGGGCCACCCGAGCCATTACCCAGGCCTTTTTCGATCCAGAAGTGTTTTTGCGCTTTCGGGATCGGTGTGACGCGGCGGGCATTACCGTGCCGATCGTGCCGGGCATTCTGCCGGTGAGCAATTTTGTCCAGGTGAAGAAATTCTCCGCCATGTGCGGCACATCCGTGCCTTCCTGGATGGGCGATCTTTTTGGCGGCCTGGAAGAAGATCCCGAGACCCGAAAGCTGGTGGCCGCCACCCTGGCCGCCGAGCAATGTCGTGTGTTATCGGCGGAAGGCGTGAAGGATTTCCATTTCTATACCCTCAATCGCGCCGACCTGACCTATGCCATTTGCCACGTATTGGGCGTTCGGCCGCAGGGATAG
- a CDS encoding VacJ family lipoprotein, whose product MRPILTRLSALAVTGLLVAGCATPPPADDPEAVADFRAVNDPIEPTNRMIHGFNSGFDTLLYKPATTLYKGLTPPPLQEGVHNMLSNVHAPVTMVNEMLQGEFERAWETFLRFLINSTIGIGGLRDQATEWGYAPHSEDFGQTLAVWGLDEGPYLVLPILGPSNPRDAVGMAVDFFLDPFNYAVTEAGHSKAIWARNGMRAIDYRARNFDVLEELERSSLDYYATLRSLYRQRRDDEIRNGATHRGSGPATSTLEGPGPLTLEDEISQTQQ is encoded by the coding sequence ATGCGCCCGATCCTTACCCGCCTAAGCGCTCTTGCCGTTACCGGTCTTCTGGTTGCCGGGTGCGCCACCCCGCCGCCCGCCGACGATCCGGAAGCGGTGGCTGATTTTCGCGCCGTCAATGACCCCATCGAGCCGACGAACCGGATGATCCACGGATTCAATTCTGGGTTTGATACGCTGCTCTACAAGCCGGCCACCACCCTATACAAGGGCCTGACCCCGCCACCGCTCCAAGAGGGTGTCCACAACATGCTCTCCAACGTCCATGCGCCGGTGACCATGGTCAATGAGATGCTGCAAGGGGAATTCGAGCGCGCCTGGGAAACCTTCCTTCGTTTCCTGATCAATAGCACGATCGGCATCGGCGGATTGCGCGATCAGGCGACCGAATGGGGCTATGCACCGCATTCCGAAGATTTTGGCCAGACCTTGGCGGTTTGGGGACTGGACGAAGGCCCTTATCTGGTATTGCCCATTCTCGGTCCGTCCAATCCGCGTGACGCGGTTGGCATGGCGGTCGATTTCTTCTTGGATCCGTTTAACTATGCCGTCACGGAAGCCGGGCATTCGAAGGCTATTTGGGCCCGAAACGGCATGCGTGCCATCGACTATCGAGCTCGCAACTTCGACGTCTTGGAAGAGCTGGAACGCTCCTCGCTGGATTATTACGCCACGCTGCGCAGCCTTTATCGCCAACGGCGTGACGACGAAATCCGCAATGGTGCCACTCATAGAGGAAGCGGTCCGGCAACCAGCACCCTGGAGGGTCCCGGGCCCCTAACCTTGGAAGATGAGATTTCACAAACCCAACAATAA
- a CDS encoding sulfurtransferase, whose protein sequence is MNKITYTQSQISAASVEPPTASLEAVPPLVDVDWVVAALGRPGLVFLDLRPAPVFKKAHVPGAISTDYGEDGWRIMIDGVAGLLPDVPDLEALLGRLGIGNDTHLVLLAPGNTAWDIGMATRIYWTMKVLGHDRISILNGGMKVYFQTQGTPREEGEASLSSTPFVARPRLDLVADGGLVRKALDDGVLMLDSRPTDQYLGLNKTGDVARYGTLPGALSLPGQWLTHDGGGVFRDAETLGRLYDVVKIPRDRETITFCNTGHWSTVGWFVHSELLGNGFTRMYDASMAEWSQLDEAHHPMEIKVPVG, encoded by the coding sequence ATGAATAAAATAACATATACACAAAGTCAAATAAGCGCGGCCTCGGTTGAGCCTCCCACCGCCAGCCTGGAAGCCGTCCCGCCGTTGGTGGATGTGGATTGGGTGGTCGCGGCCCTTGGGCGTCCGGGATTGGTCTTTCTGGATTTACGTCCGGCACCGGTCTTTAAAAAGGCCCATGTGCCCGGAGCCATTTCCACCGACTATGGGGAAGATGGCTGGCGGATCATGATCGACGGCGTGGCCGGATTGCTGCCTGATGTTCCCGACCTGGAAGCGCTATTGGGGCGTCTGGGTATCGGCAACGACACCCATCTGGTTCTGCTGGCCCCGGGCAACACGGCTTGGGATATTGGCATGGCGACGCGCATTTATTGGACCATGAAAGTCCTCGGCCACGACCGGATCTCGATTCTCAATGGCGGCATGAAGGTCTACTTTCAGACCCAAGGCACGCCACGAGAAGAAGGAGAGGCGAGTCTTTCTTCCACCCCGTTCGTGGCCCGTCCGCGTCTGGATCTGGTGGCCGATGGCGGCCTAGTGCGCAAAGCCCTGGATGATGGCGTGCTGATGCTCGACAGCCGCCCCACCGATCAGTACTTGGGGCTCAACAAGACCGGCGACGTGGCCCGCTATGGCACGCTGCCCGGCGCGCTGAGCCTGCCCGGCCAATGGCTGACCCATGACGGCGGCGGTGTTTTCCGTGATGCGGAAACCCTGGGGCGGCTCTACGACGTGGTCAAAATCCCCCGCGATCGGGAAACAATCACCTTCTGCAATACCGGCCATTGGTCGACCGTGGGCTGGTTCGTGCATTCGGAATTGCTCGGCAACGGCTTCACCCGCATGTACGACGCCTCCATGGCCGAATGGAGTCAATTGGACGAAGCCCATCATCCGATGGAAATCAAAGTGCCGGTGGGGTAA
- a CDS encoding BLUF domain-containing protein has protein sequence MLYRLIYSSIANPRLRDSDLRSILRVSRRDNAAHQITGVLIFTGRGFAQFLEGPRSPIERLVNRIRVDRRNRDLQVLNTQDCEERAFADWSMGWVRPKASAGSWEGLRSAAQIRRTLTGDRAAGDVMVRACLRLLDPLTIGS, from the coding sequence ATGCTGTATCGTCTGATCTACAGTTCCATCGCCAATCCGAGGCTCCGCGATTCCGATCTGCGGAGCATTCTTCGCGTGTCCCGGCGCGACAATGCGGCGCACCAGATCACCGGTGTATTGATCTTTACCGGGCGCGGCTTCGCACAGTTTCTCGAAGGTCCCCGGTCGCCCATCGAGCGTCTGGTCAACCGCATCCGGGTGGACCGCCGAAACCGGGATCTTCAGGTGCTCAATACCCAAGACTGTGAAGAGCGGGCCTTCGCTGATTGGTCCATGGGCTGGGTCCGCCCCAAGGCCAGCGCGGGGTCTTGGGAAGGACTGCGATCCGCGGCCCAGATCCGACGGACATTGACCGGCGACCGGGCCGCCGGGGACGTCATGGTACGAGCCTGTTTGCGGCTTTTGGATCCCCTCACGATTGGATCGTAA